The Microcoleus sp. FACHB-672 genomic interval GTTCGATCCATCTGCAAGGCACTGCGCGAGACATTCAGGGGAATATCAGGGCTATCAATAACCCCCCGCATGGGCAGCAGGAATTTGGGAATAATTTCTTCGCAGTGTTCGCTAACAAAAACCTGATTGCAGAACAGTTTAATTTGTCCTTTGGTAACATCGACATCAGGTTTGAGTCTGGGGAAGTAGAGAATGCCGTTGACGAGGAAGGGATAGTCGGTGTTTAAATGCACCCAAATCAACGGTTCTTCTTGGAATGGATAGAGGTAGCGGTAAAATTCTAAATAGTCTTCTTTGGTGAGACTGCTGGGAGATTGCCGCCACAAAGCTTTTTGACGGTTGATGGTTTCGCCATCAAGTTCAATCGGCACCGGCATGAAGTCACAATAGGTTTTTACTAGCTGCTTAATGCGAGCCGATTCCGCGTATTCTCCCTCTTCATCTTGAAGGGTGAGGGTAATGGTGGTGCCGCGAGTGGTGCGAGAAGATTCTTCTAACTGAAAAGTGGGTGAACCATCGCAAGACCAGTGTACCGCTTGAGCGCCTTCTTTGTAGGAAAGGGTATCAATCTCAACGTGCTTAGCCACCATGAAGGAGGAATAAAAACCCAAGCCAAAGTGACCGATGATCGGCTGTTCGTCGCCGGCTTTGTACTTTTGAATAAATTCTTCAGCACTCGAGAAGGCGACTTGATTGATGTATTTTTTTACCTCATCAACCGTCATACCGATGCCGTTGTCGGAGATGGCTAAGGTTTTCTTCTCTTTGTCGAGAGTAATCTGAATTTTGGGTTCTTCCACCTCGCCGCTGAGTTCGCCGGCAAGGGAAACCATTTTCAGTTTCTGTATTGCATCGACGGCATTAGAAACTAATTCCCGCAAGAAGATTTCGTGATCAGAGTAGAGGGACTTCTTGATAATGGGAAAAATATTCTCGGTATGAATACTGATAGTGCCCTGTTCCAGCATTGTCATAGCTCTTGTTTTGGTTACTACTTAAAGACTGAGGACTGAGTTGAGTTTTCTGCTTTCAGCCTATAGCGCTTCGCCGGCTGACTGCTGAACTTTACTGCTCAGTCCCGATTATGATCGATTTTGTAGGCTGACGCCTGATTTTGCTTCAGGGATTGCCCTACCGGCAGTGATTCGGATTTCCCTACTTTTTATGGGATTATTATTTGGGTAAAGACCAACCCACTTGACTCACTTCTTTGCCCAGCAGAAATTATAACTTTGAAGCTTAGTATTCAACGTCCGGGGATTTGACATCTCGGAAACTTTTGAGAAATGTCACAAATATCCCTGTGACACGCTTCTACAGTTTCTGATTTTATTAAAATTGACTGGATGGGCAGTACTGGACTTGAACCAGTGACTCTCTGCTTGTAAGGCAGATACTCTACCACTGAGTTAACCGCCCGGGTTTCTCATAGAATACTATGGTAGCACCTTGTAGAAAATAAATCAATCAGCCAAACTGATTTAAGATGGGCATTTTCTACCCCAATCCCCATTCCCCTATCCTAAATCCTGAATGCCCTCTGGTCGCACCCATGACCGTATTACCTTGTGGACTTTGCCGGTGGTTGCCGGCCTGACGTTCGCGCAAACCCGGAGTGGTAATCTCACCTTGCTGGTTGCCGGTGGCTTTTTCTTCAGCGGCCTGATGTTTGGCCCAGATTTGGACATTTACTCACGGCAGTTCCAGCGTTGGGGATGGCTGCGTTGGATTTGGTTGCCTTATCAAAACAGTTTGCGCCATCGGTCATTTTTGTCTCATGGCCCACTAATTGGATCTGCGCTGCGGCTGCTTTATCTGGCCGGCTGTGTGGGGATTGTGGTAATGTTGGGGTTATTAGCCGGTCAGCAGTTTTGGGGTTGGTCTTGGACTTGGGACATGGTTGCTGACTTTCTTCTACAATCACTCAAACTTTATTATGCTGAATGGATTGCGCTTTATATCGGGCTGGAATTAGGCTCGATGAGTCACTATCTCAGTGATTGGGTCGGTTCAGCTTATAAGCGGATTAAGAAGTATGGGCTGATGGGCTGGCTGTTTTCTGCTACGAGTTCTAAAAAAAACCGCCGTCCTGCTAGTGAGAATAAGCGCCGGCAAACTAAAGGTAAGTCTAAAATTTAAGTTTGCGATTTTTTAGGTTGATAAATTAGACTTTTTTCAAAAATTTGTTTTTATTTTTAACCGCAGATGCACGCAGATAAACGCAGATGAGCGCGGATGTCTTACACGTTAAGTGCCGTTGATTTTGAAAACTTTCGATTTTAGCAACATATTTATTTATTCAAATTAAATTATAAAAAAATAAGCCAAAAGCAATTTTTTGAAACCTCATAACTATTAATAAGGTCTTTTTGTAGAATTTTATTGGCACCGGCAGCCAATTTAGTTAAAAATTATTAATAAGTCTTGGAGTTTTTTCTCATGTCTAGCCCACAAACACCCGAACCGGCTGCATCTGATTCCGCTGCCCTTACAGCTTTGCAAAAGCTGATTGAAGTTGTTGCAAAGTTGCGATCTCCTGAAGGCGGTTGTCCCTGGGATTTAGAGCAAACACCTCAAACCTTGATTCCTTATGTGATTGAAGAAGCTTATGAGGTGGTAGATGCAATTCGCAGTGGCGAGAAGAAGGCAATTGCCGAAGAATTAGGCGATTTACTGTTGCAAGTGGTGCTACAAGCGCAAATTGCCAGTGAGTCTGGTGATTTCACAATGGCTGAAGTAGCCGCCGGCATCACAGAAAAATTAATTCGCCGGCATCCTCATGTATTTGGTGATGTAGAAGTTAACAGCGTTGATGAAGTTCGTCAAAATTGGGAGGAAATCAAAGCAACTGAAAAAGGAGAAACCGCAGAATCACAAATATTTTCCTCAAAACTAAGCCGGTATGCGAAAACGTTGCCGCCGTTGATGGCAGGAATGAAGATTTCTCAAAAAGCTGCTGGTGTTGGGTTTGAGTGGGAAAATATTGAGGGGGTTTGGGAGAAGTTTCAGGAGGAGTTAGGGGAATTTAAATACGCCATTGAACATGAAGATAAAGCCCATCAGCAGGCAGAATTAGGGGATATTCTATTTGTCTTGATTAATTTAGGCCGGTGGTATGATTTAGATCCGGCTGAGGCTTTACAGGAAACTAATTTGCGGTTTATTCAGCGCTTTTCAAAAATGGAAATCTTTGCAGATCGACCGCTAACAGATTATACCTTAGATGAGTTAGAAGCAATGTGGCAGCAGGCAAAAGCTCAGTTGGCAAAGCAGAAGCAGGAAAGGGATAATTCGGGCGAGTAAAAATTGTATCTACACAAGTAAAGCCCGTCAATGCGGGCTATAACTCGATTTTCGCTATTTTAGTAAAGGTAGTGCCTCTTCATAGATCCACTTCTGAAATTGCATAGCGGTTTGCTGATTTGCAAGGTCAAGTAACAATTCTATTCCCCGCTGTTCTACAGTTAAAAGAAGCTGTTGCCAAAGATATAATTGACCATTTTTGCCCTGACTAACTTTACGCAAACTTTTTAAGTTTTCTGGAACTTTCTTTAATGCAGTCTCGGTGAGATTCAGTGCCGGCAGCAAGTCTTCAGCAATCCATTCGATTCCTTCTGCTGTTTTGATGAGTCGCAAGGAATGATCTTTGAAATATAGCTCTTGTTCGGTTTGTTGTGGAGTGTGCATAAAAAAACTTTCAATCTCGACATTGACATCATGACATCCGTAGCTTGAAACAAAGTCAGAGTCAGTGTTTGAGTTAGTGTAAGAGTTGTCAAAGTTGTAAAATTAACTAATACAGAGAGTACAGATATGGCAGGGCACACAATCCAGGCATCTCCCGAAGGCATCCAAACAATCAGAAAAACTCTCAAACGCAAGAAACAGTCACAAACTTATCTAGCTGGTGCGGCGGGCTGCTCTCGGCAGACTATTTGGAGTTTGTTAAAAGGCAATCCAATTGATGGCGAATTTTTTATGGAAATTTGCTCTCAGCTTAGTTTGAATTGGGAGGAGATTGCTCAAGCTGAACTTGCTGAAGAGGTACAGGAATTTGGTAATAATCTCGATGCCTTGGTGCGAGAGGTGCGAGAAAAGATCAAACCTAGAACCATCGAGCAATGTGGCACTATGCAGGTGCTGGACATGACTGAATCGATTGGGTTAAATGATATCTACACCAGCGTCAACATTTTGGAGAAAATCACTGGACGCCGAGGCATTGAAATTAATAAATTGATGCAAGGCTTTGATCCCGAAAAAGAAAACTTTGACCGTGTTGGATTTGGCAGAATTTCTGAAACACAAGTACCCGGACTAGAAGCAGTGAAGCGTTACTCTAAGCTAATGGTTTTGGGTAAACCAGGAGCGGGTAAAACTACTTTTTTGAAATATCTGGCCCTTCAGTGCATTGGTGGGGATTTTCTACGGGATCGAGTGCCGGCTTTTATCACCCTCAAGGATTTTGCCGAGACTGATTCTCAGCCTGGATTAATTGAATTCATCATCCAGAAATTCGCTGAGAGCGGGGTGACAGAAACTCAAACTGTTGAATTGCTAAAGCAGGGGATGGCATTTCTTTTGCTCGATGGCTTGGATGAAGTTAGAGAAGAGGATGCGAGTCGAGTCATCAAGCAAGTTGAGAATTTTTCAGAACGCTATTCCATGAATCATGTTGCAATTACCTGCCGAATAGCGGCACGAGAACATACTTTTCAACGATTCAAAGAAGTGGAAGTTGCAGATTTTAATGATGAGCAAATAAAAATATTTGTTAGCAAATGGTTTCAGGCAAAAAAGTTAAGCTTGGTTGAGCAATTCATGAAAGAATTAGAGGAACATGAACCAATTAGAGAATTGGCAACTAATCCTCTGCTACTAACTTACTATGTTTGGAATTTGAAGATTCAGGTGATTTTCCAAATGATCGTGCAGAGTTATACAAAAGGGCAACCCATACTCTACTGAGAAAATGGGACACTAAGCGTGGAATTAAGCGCGATCAGGTTTATAAAAACCTACCTTCCAACCGAAAGGAAGATTTACTTAGTCAAGTTGCATTGATTACCTTTGAACGTAAAGATTACTTTTTCAAGCAGAGAGATGCTGAGCGATATATTACTGATTACATTCGTAACTTACAAGATGCTAAAACCGATCCAGAAGCTTTGCAACTAGATAGTGAAGTAGTGCTGAAATCCATTGAATCGCAACATGGGCTACTGGTAGAAAGGGCAAGAGGCATTTATTCTTTTTCTCATCTCACATTTCAGGAGTATTTCGCAGCACGAAAGATTGTCAGCAGTTGTAATCCGGACTCATTAGATGACAAATCTTTGCAAGGTTTAGCTAGCCACATTACCGAACATCGTTGGCGCGAAGTCTTTTTGCTCACGCTAGGAATGTTACCAAATGCAGAGAGTCTCTTACTGTTAATGAAACAGCAGGTCGATACAATCTTAGCAGATGATGAAAAGCTACAGCGGTTCTTAATGTGGGTAAATCAAAAATCTTTGGTAGTTGATAAATGCTACGACCAAACCGCTGTTAGAGTTTTTTACCTTTGCCTTGAGTATGTTTATAATTTTAATATTTTTTCAGCCGATAATTTTATTGAATTAGCTGATTATTTTGGTGTTCAAAATTTTAATAATAATTATTATGGCACTGATGACAACCGTTTTATCGATCACAATTGCTACGAGTTACTTTTCTACGAAAATATTTCTAATTTCAGTCCCAATAGTGCCCTTGCTGATAGCATTGAATTCATTCTGGATGACGATATTGAACCTCAACTAAAACAATCGTTACGAGAACTTAGGGATGAGTTAGCCGATCCCAATCAAGATCAAGAAAAATTTCAAGAATGGTGGCAATCTAACCGTCAAACTTGGATTGATAAAGTAAGAAAAATAATGATTGAATATCGCAATATAGGCCATGATTGGCAGTTAAAACTTGAGGATTTTAAATTACTTGATCAGTATTACGATGCTAATCTCTTGCTAGTGAAATGCCTCAACAGCGATTGCGTTGTATCCCCTGAAGTACGACAGGAAATAGACGATACCTTACTATTACCCATCGCTGAAATAGAAAAACGCAAAAACCGCAGATAAGCCCAGATTAATTGCCGGTTATCTGCGGTTTAATCACTTATCTGTGCAACGCTACGGCATCTTCTCCCGAAATACTTCTAATACTGCATCGTGAATCGCCCCATTACTAACAACGACACCCTGGTTATTCACCATTTTTGTGCTTTCAGAAAAATTTAGGGGAATGCCATACATATCTGTGACACGCCCACCGGCTTCTTCCACCACAATTGCACCGGCAGCGTGATCCCAAATATTCTCCCGGTAATCTGGCGTCTTCGGTGACGGCAACCGCAAGTAAAGTGTCGCCATCCCACAGGCTACCGCGCCATACTTCGCCTGAGAATCCATCCGTACAGAGGGCGCATTAATGCCCACTGCCTTTGCCACTGCATCCTGACGCGACTGATCGCTGTGCGCTGCTTCCACACTTTCCACAAAGCAGAAATTGCTGACATTGCCGGCACTCATCACCTGAATTGAGCGCAATTCACCGCCGGCAAGTGGCATCATCTGCGCCCCCTCACCGCGCACTGCCACAAATAACGCCCCCGTTTCACCGCCTTCCACCGACAGCGCAGGGCAAGCCAAAACCCCCACTTTTATATCACCGGCTTCCACTAAGGCGATCGCTACCGCATATTGATCTTGACGTAAAAACCCTTTGGTGCCATCAATCGGATCGAGTGTCCAATAACGCGGCGCTACCGTGCCATTGCCCCGATCAATCCAGTCCAGCACCTGCTCTGACGTTGCATCCGCGATTAATTCTTTAACATAATTTGTTATTTTTGTTAAATTCTCAGCCATCGCCGGCTCTCGTAGTTGGGCAGCATCCTCCTCACCCACCACCGGATCATCGGGAAACGCCTCTGAGATCGCCTTGCAAATCACCGCCTGAGAGCCATAATCAGCAATTGTCACCGGGCTTTTGTCGCTTTTTTCCATCGCTGCCGGGATTGCAGCGCGGACTCGCTCACACAGTTTCGCCGCCGCAATTGCAGCTTCAATGGCAACTTGTTTCTCTTGTTCGTAAGACATAAAGAATTTTGAGTGGTATACCAAAAATGGCAAAGGATGTCAGAACTAACCATCAATAACTCATAATTCGTAACTTTGCAAAAAAAACCCGTTTCTTTAAGAAAACGGGCGAATGTAACCGGCCTTGCCGGCACAATTGCAAATTAAACGCTGCCGGTTAAAACCACTGCCACGACAACACCGAGTATGATCGCACCGGCACCCATCACAAACGACCAAAAACGATGGTAACTATTCACCACCGTGCCGCTTTCACTATTTATCTGTATCAAATCCATCCACGGTGCGACGCCGCGACGAAACCAACCCAAAGCACCCACTTGCCCCCCAATCAGGCTTTTAACTCGTTTCATGCCAAATAGGAAATTCCCAACCGGCCCGAAACGAGACGCATAACGCAAATACATTAACCCAGTCCGATCTTGTAACATCAGATCCGATCCAAACGCATAACCGGCATCCCCGCGTCCGATCAACTCACCCTCTAACTTTGCCGGCACACCCCGCAACGGACTTGCATAGGGGTTAGACATCAGCGTGAGAACATCCGTTGCCGGTGCCTGCTTATAGCTAGGAAACATCACCAGCGTCTTGATTAAAGTTCCCAACCCAAAGCCAATCAGCGGACAAGCCAGCGCCATCTGATTTCCCATAGAAGCCATCAGGAAAATGCCGAGTACCAACCCTGCGAAAATCCCAATCACCTCCGCGCTGTAGAGCAACAGATCCAGCACAAAACTACCGTAGAGCCGGCCCTTATTCAAACCGCGACCTTCCCCGATGACGTGGCCCATGTCAAACTCAATCTCAATGCCCAACTGTTCCGCGTAGGTACTTAACGCACGAACTCGTTTACCTGTCAACGGATGAGTTGAATTCAACTCCATCCACCAACCCCAAGGGTTAAACATATCCCACAGAAACACCCGACCGATTTTGCTCGGATCGGAAGCAATTCGGTAAGCGGTGCCGGTGGAAGAAGCCGCCTTGTGGTCATAAATGCCTAAAGCACGCGTGCCTTCCATCAACCGGCTGGGTTCTTGCGCCCGCTGCCCCTCTTCCAAAATGCCATAGGCAATTTTTACCAAAGCACGGGACAAGGCGTTCGGGTTGCCGGTGACTTCAGCGGCAAAGTGATCGGCAAAATACTCCCGTGTGCGCGACAAATACAGCACCAGATACGTGCCGGCAACATAAAACACATAAGCCACCATTGCCGCAGTTGCGAAAGCATCTTTCATCTTTTCGCCACCACTGCGCCCCATGCGTCGGGCAAAGATGTATATCAGATAAACGATCTGCACCAACGTTGAAGCTAACGTCATCACTGCAAAATCCCAGTGAACAACGTGGCCGAGTTCGTGGGCGTAAACCGTTGCAACTTCGTCATCATCAAGGTAGGTAAACAACCCCTGACTCACCACCACCCGCGCTGTATTTGGCAAGGAACCGTAAGTAAATGCAGTGGGATTTTCGTCATCGATAATTCCCAAGCGGGGCTGTTTCAGTTGTTTCTCGGCACAAACTCGCTGAATGACAGCGGCAGCTTCGGGACTTTGATTTTCAATCTCTGCCAGAGATACCCAACGCGTGTGATACAGCCAGCCTTGGGTTAAGTCCATCAACCAAGGCGAGAGGAAGAAAACAGCGAGGTTGAAAATCAGGGTAAACGCCACTGAGATGATTAAACCCGTGGTGGGCGTTTCGCTGCTGAGGATGAAGAAGACGGCTAAGGCTAAAACCAAAACCATACCCAACAGCAAAAATATCGTCACCCCAGAGGCGAGGGTGAGATTACCGGCTCCAGACATGGCCAATTTTAGGCCGGTACTTCCTGCGCGACCGGCTTTCTCAACCATACTCGGTTGAGTTTGAGCGCTTGCCGGCTCGCCGGTGATAGATTGAAGGGCTTGCTGTGCCCAGCTTGCCACGTCGGGATTCTCGCTAATCGCTAGCCGGTTGCAGATGGCTCTCGCTTGTGAGTGCTGGCCATTGTGCTGATAGGCTTGAACCAGCCACATCTGCGCCCGGAAATAGTCTGGCGATTGAAGATCGTTGCAATTGAAGCAAAATTCTTCGAGGTGTTGAATCGCTTCTGGGTAGCGCCCTTGTTTAAAGGCGTCATGCCCCGCATTGAGCAATCCAGATTGAGATGACATAGGTGTTTCCGTCAAGAAGGAGTAGAACAGACTCAGGTCTTAGATGGCAAAGATACTGATTGATGCAACTTCCTTTAGATAGAGTTTTCTCTTCCTTGATAACCTGGAAATTTAATTTCGTCTGCAATCCTCCACAAAAATTAAGCTGCCGGTGGCCAAAGGCGGCGTGGGAGATTTCTGTACCCGTTGCACTACGATTGAAAGAGAAGCCGATATTTTGGCGAAACTTTGGCGTTTGATTCAAAACCATGACCACCACTCCGATAGCTTCTCTTCCTCTGACTGCGCTTGCTCAGCAGACACGTCAAGCTGCACGCCAGCTGGCAATTCTCCCTACCGAAGCGAAAAACCAAGCGATTGAAGCGATTGCTCTGGCTTTAGAAGCGGCTGCCGGCGATATTTTGGCAGCAAATGCAGCAGATTGCGAAGCCGCAGAGGTTGCCGGTATTGCTAAAGCGCTTTACAGCCGGCTGAAATTGGACGAGACGAAGCTCAAAGGTGCGATCGCCGGTGTGCGAGATGTGGGTAAATTACCCGATCCTGTAGGTGCAGTTCAAATTCACCGGCAACTTGATGAAGGACTAATCCTCAAACGCATTACTTGTCCCTTGGGAGTGCTCGGTGTCATTTTTGAAGCGCGTCCCGACGCATTAATTCAAATTACCGCCTTAGCGATTAAATCTGGCAACGGTGTCATCCTCAAAGGTGGACAGGAAGCGGTGCGATCTTGTCAAGCTTTAGTCAAAGCAATTCATCAAGGTTTATCGACAACCGCTGTTAACTCAGATACGGTGCAATTACTGACAACGAGAGAAGAAATTCAAGCACTCCTGAAGTTAGATGAGTATGTAGATCTGATTATTCCCAGAGGGTCTAATTCTTTTGTGAAATTTGTACAGGATAATACTCGCATTCCGGTACTCGGTCATGCTGATGGAATTTGTCATCTTTATGTAGATAAAGCCGCAGATATTCAGAAGGCGGTAACAATTGCAGTGGATGCGAAAACTCATTATCCTGCTGCTTGTAATGCGATTGAAACTTTGTTAGTTCACAAAGAAATGGCTGCTGATTTTTTGCCGGCAGTTGGCGAGGCGTTGCAAAAACAGAATGTGGAATTACGGGGAGATGATAGCAGCCGCGAGTTTATCAATATTGTGCCGGCAACGGAAGTAGACTGGTCAACTGAATACAGCGATTTAATTTTATCCATTAAGGTTGTGGATTCTTTAGCAGAAGCAATTGACCACATCAATACTTATGGCTCAAAACACACGGATGCGATCGCCACTGAAGATGCAGCCGCCGCTGAGACATTTTTAAATCAAGTGGATGCTGCCGGCGTTTTTCACAACTGTTCCACACGCTTTGCCGATGGTTTCCGTTACGGTTTCGGTGCAGAAGTTGGAATTAGCACACAACAAATGCCGCCTCGCGGGCCGGTGGGTTTAGAAGGGTTAATCACGTATAAATATAAAGTTGCCGGTGACGGGCATATTGCGGCCACTTATTCAGGCAAAGATGCGAAACCTTTCACGCACAAAGATTTGTAGAAAATGCTGTTTTATATTGGGTGAGCGCTTATCCATTATTTAGAAAAAAGCGCTCATTCAATATAAAAATGAGCTATAAATAAATCTTTAAAAAAAAGCTTAAAATTCCAAAAATTGTATAAAATTGCTAGAACTTTCTTATTTTATTAGGTTATTTTGAATTTAAAATTTAGCTTTAAAGATAACATAATTACCAACAAAAGTAAAGCAATTAACCGTTGATTTTTTATCCTTCATTACTCTACTGGCGCAACAGGCAACGGACAAATAATATCTTAATGGCTGGTGGAAAATTGCAGTGATTTAAATTGGCTTTACAACTTTGCGCTTCAGTCCCACCTACAGCAAAAATCTCGAATCACATTCAAGATTTGATTGCATTGGATGCAAAGGAACTCTCCTCAGTAGATAATTGGCAGACAAGTGTAGTGGAGTAACAAGTTAATGGATTCAATTCAACTCACCGGCATCAAATGTTATGGATACACCGGCTACCTGCCAGAGGAACAAGTTCTCGGTCAGTGGTTTGAAGTGGATATCACACTCTGGGTCGATTTAGCAATCGCCGGCAAAAGTGATCACATCGAAGATACCCTCGATTACCGCAGCGTAATTTCCACCATACAGCACTTAGTAAAAACCTCTAAATTTGCCTTAATTGAGCGATTGGTTGATGCGATCGCAGAGGCTAGTTTAGAACCGGCACAGGTGCAGCAAGTCCAAGTTCGGTTAAGCAAGCCGGCTGCTCCCATCCCCGACTTTGGCGGTAAAATTACCGTTGAAATTACAAGGTCAAAATAGCTTTTCCGATGAAGTCGCGGGTAGACAAATTTTAAGTCCACCGCGCCGACTTCGTTTGTTTAGCTAGGGTTCAACCGCCTCTATCTTGGCTAAGTTCTACCTGTTTTAAGCGTTTAGCAGAACAATAGCAAGACCGGCAAAAGCAAGCCCTAACATTTGAGTTCTGCTCAAGATTTCATGAAAGTAGAAAGTTCCCACTAAAACAGTTCCAATGACAATGGTCAGATTTACTAATGAGCCGGCAACACCGAGTTTTACTTGCTTATTCAGAAACCCAAAAAACAGGTAGGTACTTGGGGAAAGCAGGCAAACAATTGCAATGCTTTTCAAGTCGCCAGTCTTTCCCC includes:
- a CDS encoding metal-binding protein, encoding MPSGRTHDRITLWTLPVVAGLTFAQTRSGNLTLLVAGGFFFSGLMFGPDLDIYSRQFQRWGWLRWIWLPYQNSLRHRSFLSHGPLIGSALRLLYLAGCVGIVVMLGLLAGQQFWGWSWTWDMVADFLLQSLKLYYAEWIALYIGLELGSMSHYLSDWVGSAYKRIKKYGLMGWLFSATSSKKNRRPASENKRRQTKGKSKI
- the mazG gene encoding nucleoside triphosphate pyrophosphohydrolase, with protein sequence MSSPQTPEPAASDSAALTALQKLIEVVAKLRSPEGGCPWDLEQTPQTLIPYVIEEAYEVVDAIRSGEKKAIAEELGDLLLQVVLQAQIASESGDFTMAEVAAGITEKLIRRHPHVFGDVEVNSVDEVRQNWEEIKATEKGETAESQIFSSKLSRYAKTLPPLMAGMKISQKAAGVGFEWENIEGVWEKFQEELGEFKYAIEHEDKAHQQAELGDILFVLINLGRWYDLDPAEALQETNLRFIQRFSKMEIFADRPLTDYTLDELEAMWQQAKAQLAKQKQERDNSGE
- a CDS encoding NACHT domain-containing protein is translated as MAGHTIQASPEGIQTIRKTLKRKKQSQTYLAGAAGCSRQTIWSLLKGNPIDGEFFMEICSQLSLNWEEIAQAELAEEVQEFGNNLDALVREVREKIKPRTIEQCGTMQVLDMTESIGLNDIYTSVNILEKITGRRGIEINKLMQGFDPEKENFDRVGFGRISETQVPGLEAVKRYSKLMVLGKPGAGKTTFLKYLALQCIGGDFLRDRVPAFITLKDFAETDSQPGLIEFIIQKFAESGVTETQTVELLKQGMAFLLLDGLDEVREEDASRVIKQVENFSERYSMNHVAITCRIAAREHTFQRFKEVEVADFNDEQIKIFVSKWFQAKKLSLVEQFMKELEEHEPIRELATNPLLLTYYVWNLKIQVIFQMIVQSYTKGQPILY
- a CDS encoding NACHT domain-containing protein, which gives rise to MEFEDSGDFPNDRAELYKRATHTLLRKWDTKRGIKRDQVYKNLPSNRKEDLLSQVALITFERKDYFFKQRDAERYITDYIRNLQDAKTDPEALQLDSEVVLKSIESQHGLLVERARGIYSFSHLTFQEYFAARKIVSSCNPDSLDDKSLQGLASHITEHRWREVFLLTLGMLPNAESLLLLMKQQVDTILADDEKLQRFLMWVNQKSLVVDKCYDQTAVRVFYLCLEYVYNFNIFSADNFIELADYFGVQNFNNNYYGTDDNRFIDHNCYELLFYENISNFSPNSALADSIEFILDDDIEPQLKQSLRELRDELADPNQDQEKFQEWWQSNRQTWIDKVRKIMIEYRNIGHDWQLKLEDFKLLDQYYDANLLLVKCLNSDCVVSPEVRQEIDDTLLLPIAEIEKRKNRR
- a CDS encoding 3'(2'),5'-bisphosphate nucleotidase; this encodes MSYEQEKQVAIEAAIAAAKLCERVRAAIPAAMEKSDKSPVTIADYGSQAVICKAISEAFPDDPVVGEEDAAQLREPAMAENLTKITNYVKELIADATSEQVLDWIDRGNGTVAPRYWTLDPIDGTKGFLRQDQYAVAIALVEAGDIKVGVLACPALSVEGGETGALFVAVRGEGAQMMPLAGGELRSIQVMSAGNVSNFCFVESVEAAHSDQSRQDAVAKAVGINAPSVRMDSQAKYGAVACGMATLYLRLPSPKTPDYRENIWDHAAGAIVVEEAGGRVTDMYGIPLNFSESTKMVNNQGVVVSNGAIHDAVLEVFREKMP
- a CDS encoding zinc metalloprotease HtpX codes for the protein MSSQSGLLNAGHDAFKQGRYPEAIQHLEEFCFNCNDLQSPDYFRAQMWLVQAYQHNGQHSQARAICNRLAISENPDVASWAQQALQSITGEPASAQTQPSMVEKAGRAGSTGLKLAMSGAGNLTLASGVTIFLLLGMVLVLALAVFFILSSETPTTGLIISVAFTLIFNLAVFFLSPWLMDLTQGWLYHTRWVSLAEIENQSPEAAAVIQRVCAEKQLKQPRLGIIDDENPTAFTYGSLPNTARVVVSQGLFTYLDDDEVATVYAHELGHVVHWDFAVMTLASTLVQIVYLIYIFARRMGRSGGEKMKDAFATAAMVAYVFYVAGTYLVLYLSRTREYFADHFAAEVTGNPNALSRALVKIAYGILEEGQRAQEPSRLMEGTRALGIYDHKAASSTGTAYRIASDPSKIGRVFLWDMFNPWGWWMELNSTHPLTGKRVRALSTYAEQLGIEIEFDMGHVIGEGRGLNKGRLYGSFVLDLLLYSAEVIGIFAGLVLGIFLMASMGNQMALACPLIGFGLGTLIKTLVMFPSYKQAPATDVLTLMSNPYASPLRGVPAKLEGELIGRGDAGYAFGSDLMLQDRTGLMYLRYASRFGPVGNFLFGMKRVKSLIGGQVGALGWFRRGVAPWMDLIQINSESGTVVNSYHRFWSFVMGAGAIILGVVVAVVLTGSV
- a CDS encoding glutamate-5-semialdehyde dehydrogenase translates to MTTTPIASLPLTALAQQTRQAARQLAILPTEAKNQAIEAIALALEAAAGDILAANAADCEAAEVAGIAKALYSRLKLDETKLKGAIAGVRDVGKLPDPVGAVQIHRQLDEGLILKRITCPLGVLGVIFEARPDALIQITALAIKSGNGVILKGGQEAVRSCQALVKAIHQGLSTTAVNSDTVQLLTTREEIQALLKLDEYVDLIIPRGSNSFVKFVQDNTRIPVLGHADGICHLYVDKAADIQKAVTIAVDAKTHYPAACNAIETLLVHKEMAADFLPAVGEALQKQNVELRGDDSSREFINIVPATEVDWSTEYSDLILSIKVVDSLAEAIDHINTYGSKHTDAIATEDAAAAETFLNQVDAAGVFHNCSTRFADGFRYGFGAEVGISTQQMPPRGPVGLEGLITYKYKVAGDGHIAATYSGKDAKPFTHKDL
- the folB gene encoding dihydroneopterin aldolase → MDSIQLTGIKCYGYTGYLPEEQVLGQWFEVDITLWVDLAIAGKSDHIEDTLDYRSVISTIQHLVKTSKFALIERLVDAIAEASLEPAQVQQVQVRLSKPAAPIPDFGGKITVEITRSK